From the Exiguobacterium aurantiacum genome, one window contains:
- the cls gene encoding cardiolipin synthase — MLRRIQVLLSLILLAGLIAVLSYYWSSQVIGLFSVLVFLTTFSILLVILLENRNPQRTLIWAIVMLGFPVIGLFAYFVFGQNYRRKRMFKEKAMLDEETYLAYRQKAMTLSPSLMFSHDDYEKLLHLTSSLNQLPVSSNTYTQVLTNGQEKFSKLLPALKGATRHIHLEYYIFREDRISREIQRILIDKAKAGIEVRFLYDAVGSIHTSGTFFDEMRQAGVYVQAFFPVVLPLVSSKTNYRNHRKIVVIDGTEAFTGGLNVGDEYLGEHSKFGFWRDTHLYVRGEGVSELQLIFLQDWYYMTGERLFTPFYLEPLETVRSASGGVQIVASGPDEPYETMKSIYFALINAAKKSVYISSPYLIPDEDIMSALKTASLSGIDVRIVLPSYPDHKIVFYASRSYFEELLSAGVKIYLYEEGFMHSKVIVVDDGLATIGTANMDFRSFHLNFEVNALLYNTNSVHQLKQDLYKDFEGSHELEIRAFSERSYFIKLVESLARMFSPLL, encoded by the coding sequence ATGTTGCGACGCATACAAGTACTTTTATCCCTGATTTTGCTCGCAGGTCTCATTGCCGTATTATCATATTACTGGAGCTCCCAAGTGATTGGCTTGTTTTCAGTGCTCGTCTTCTTGACGACGTTCAGCATTTTGCTCGTCATCTTGCTCGAGAACCGCAATCCGCAGCGGACGCTCATTTGGGCGATCGTCATGCTAGGTTTCCCAGTCATTGGTTTGTTCGCGTATTTCGTGTTCGGCCAAAACTACCGCCGGAAGCGGATGTTCAAAGAGAAGGCGATGCTCGATGAAGAGACGTACCTCGCCTATCGACAGAAGGCGATGACGCTCTCACCGTCTCTTATGTTCTCCCACGACGATTATGAGAAGCTGCTCCATTTGACGTCGTCACTTAATCAATTACCCGTCTCGTCGAACACGTATACGCAAGTGCTGACGAACGGGCAAGAAAAGTTTTCAAAACTGTTGCCCGCCTTGAAAGGGGCGACTCGCCATATCCACCTCGAATATTATATTTTCCGAGAAGATCGTATTTCTCGGGAAATTCAACGCATTTTGATCGACAAGGCGAAGGCGGGGATCGAGGTCCGCTTCTTGTATGATGCCGTCGGTTCGATTCATACGAGCGGGACGTTCTTCGACGAGATGCGTCAAGCGGGTGTCTACGTTCAAGCATTCTTCCCCGTCGTTTTACCGCTCGTCTCGAGTAAGACGAACTACCGGAACCACCGGAAGATCGTCGTCATCGACGGGACGGAGGCGTTCACCGGCGGATTGAATGTCGGCGACGAGTATTTGGGCGAGCATTCGAAGTTCGGCTTCTGGCGCGATACGCATCTGTACGTCAGAGGGGAAGGGGTTTCGGAACTACAACTGATCTTTTTGCAGGACTGGTACTATATGACGGGCGAGCGCCTGTTCACACCGTTCTATCTCGAACCGCTCGAGACGGTACGAAGCGCGAGCGGGGGCGTGCAAATCGTGGCGAGCGGACCGGATGAACCGTATGAGACGATGAAGTCGATTTATTTCGCGCTCATCAACGCCGCGAAAAAATCGGTGTATATCTCGTCGCCGTATTTGATTCCCGATGAGGATATCATGAGCGCGCTCAAAACCGCCTCGTTATCCGGAATCGATGTGCGAATCGTGCTCCCGAGCTATCCGGACCATAAAATCGTGTTTTATGCCAGCCGGTCGTACTTCGAAGAACTGCTCAGCGCTGGCGTGAAGATTTATTTGTACGAAGAAGGGTTCATGCACTCGAAAGTCATCGTCGTCGACGACGGGTTGGCAACAATCGGGACGGCGAACATGGACTTCAGGAGCTTCCACCTCAATTTCGAGGTGAACGCGCTCTTGTATAACACGAACTCCGTCCATCAGCTCAAGCAAGATCTCTATAAAGACTTTGAAGGGTCACACGAGTTGGAGATCCGGGCGTTCTCGGAACGATCTTATTTCATCAAACTCGTCGAGTCATTGGCCCGAATGTTTTCACCACTATTATGA
- a CDS encoding SDR family NAD(P)-dependent oxidoreductase translates to MGTFLITGATSGIGRAVALRLAEEEHDVIGVGRDEARGEEIEAASARITFVACDLSQADEIETMMDGLKDQAITLDGLFNNAATFGRPGTPERLPASAFDDVFELNVLATNRLIQRAIPLLATGASVVNNAAIVGHVKFPPMLGPYAASKAAVIALTKTFAHRMKGKVRFNAVCFGPVDTPLSHKLYGGEAKFQEAMTHHFRGHAAKPDEVAPVVTFLLSEASSYINGQAITVDGGYTLS, encoded by the coding sequence ATGGGCACATTTTTGATTACGGGAGCGACGAGCGGGATTGGACGGGCCGTCGCCCTTCGGTTAGCAGAGGAAGAACATGACGTCATCGGCGTCGGCCGGGACGAGGCACGAGGTGAAGAAATCGAGGCTGCGTCCGCTCGCATCACGTTTGTGGCGTGCGATTTGTCGCAAGCTGACGAGATTGAGACGATGATGGACGGACTCAAAGACCAGGCCATCACGTTAGACGGACTCTTTAATAACGCGGCGACGTTTGGACGCCCCGGGACGCCGGAACGGTTGCCGGCGTCCGCGTTCGATGACGTATTCGAACTGAACGTGCTCGCGACGAACCGGCTCATCCAACGTGCTATTCCGCTCCTAGCGACGGGAGCGAGCGTCGTCAATAACGCCGCCATCGTCGGTCACGTCAAATTCCCACCGATGCTCGGTCCATATGCCGCCTCGAAAGCGGCTGTTATCGCCTTGACGAAGACGTTCGCCCATCGGATGAAAGGGAAAGTCCGCTTCAACGCGGTCTGTTTCGGCCCGGTCGACACCCCGCTCAGTCACAAATTGTACGGCGGTGAGGCCAAGTTTCAAGAGGCGATGACGCATCATTTCAGGGGACATGCCGCCAAACCGGATGAAGTGGCGCCGGTCGTGACCTTTTTATTGAGCGAGGCATCGAGCTATATTAACGGCCAAGCCATCACCGTCGACGGGGGCTATACGCTCTCATGA
- a CDS encoding DUF2254 domain-containing protein, protein MLKRLQLMLADSAWFVPFLYGVGGIALTFLTQYFGSFFRELLPEIIYLDKNAAASVLSSSFTSLMTMMTFSFSTILVVLTTYSSQFSPRTINNFLTNSASKHTLGLFIMTTIYGITNLFLIRTSDEDVVLASGISVLLVVSSIWAFVKFIQTISVSIQAERLLSALHREALSVIENQRRAVEDEKMYIVPERAIHTFEGQAVYASRTGYVQLFSSEKQENRDMDFESVVAVGDFVAEGDILGYWLGEEAPDLDVFQIGEIRSSIQDPAFVIEKLSEIALKGVSPGINDPNTAIHAIHYIGDILRELSRLPAGDFLFSNDKSNWHAKRKTMEATLFEAFAPVKTYASHDIFVMASVFEAIRIARIQAHSSHDKTFEDFIDYFEQALDLDELHPREKAFLTNQMTQARKIRD, encoded by the coding sequence ATGTTGAAGCGTTTGCAGTTGATGTTGGCGGATAGTGCCTGGTTCGTCCCGTTCTTATACGGAGTGGGAGGGATTGCGTTGACGTTCCTTACTCAATATTTTGGAAGTTTTTTTCGAGAACTGTTACCGGAAATCATTTACTTAGACAAGAATGCGGCGGCTTCCGTCCTGTCTTCGTCGTTCACGAGTCTCATGACGATGATGACGTTCAGCTTTTCGACAATCCTCGTCGTGTTGACGACATATTCATCGCAGTTCTCGCCCCGAACGATCAATAACTTTTTGACGAACTCGGCGTCGAAGCATACACTCGGGCTGTTCATCATGACGACAATCTATGGGATCACGAACTTGTTCCTCATCCGGACGTCAGATGAGGACGTCGTGCTCGCTTCAGGCATCAGTGTCCTGCTCGTCGTCAGCTCGATTTGGGCGTTCGTCAAATTCATTCAAACGATCAGCGTCTCGATTCAAGCGGAACGCCTCTTATCGGCGTTGCATCGCGAAGCGCTATCTGTCATCGAAAACCAAAGACGGGCGGTCGAAGACGAGAAGATGTACATCGTTCCGGAACGAGCGATTCATACGTTCGAGGGTCAGGCAGTCTATGCCTCACGAACAGGCTACGTCCAGCTGTTCTCGAGTGAGAAGCAAGAGAATCGTGACATGGATTTTGAATCGGTCGTGGCCGTCGGCGATTTTGTGGCGGAAGGGGACATCCTCGGCTATTGGCTCGGGGAAGAAGCCCCCGATCTCGACGTGTTCCAAATCGGCGAGATCCGTTCATCGATTCAAGACCCGGCGTTCGTCATCGAGAAGCTGAGTGAGATTGCACTGAAAGGCGTCTCACCGGGCATCAATGATCCGAATACGGCGATTCACGCCATCCACTATATCGGAGACATTTTACGCGAACTGAGCCGGTTGCCGGCAGGCGATTTTTTATTCTCCAACGACAAAAGCAATTGGCATGCCAAGCGAAAAACGATGGAAGCGACGCTATTTGAGGCGTTCGCTCCCGTTAAGACATACGCGAGCCACGACATTTTTGTGATGGCGTCCGTCTTCGAGGCGATCCGAATCGCCCGGATTCAGGCACACTCATCGCATGATAAAACGTTCGAGGACTTCATCGACTACTTTGAGCAAGCGCTCGACTTGGATGAGTTGCATCCGCGAGAGAAAGCGTTCTTGACGAATCAGATGACGCAAGCGCGGAAAATACGAGACTGA
- the mecA gene encoding adaptor protein MecA, translating into MKIERINDNTVKFFITYVDIEKRGFARDEIWYNRERGEQLFWQMMDEAHEREDISFDGPLWIQVQAFEKGLEVTVTIAKNVIDAEDDSELGSLLRSAIDEARDQQSVLDQLSELDEETEQEAWAPLAMETDDFEAIISLSKRAGETLSNVDLKLFHYDQKYYLWIDFPEEMEPEEEENVLSLLAEYLTFSTQTLAMLEEYGKLILDGDVFSKVRHYF; encoded by the coding sequence GTGAAAATTGAGCGCATCAACGACAACACCGTCAAATTTTTCATTACGTATGTCGATATCGAAAAACGCGGTTTCGCTCGTGATGAAATCTGGTATAACCGAGAACGTGGTGAGCAGCTGTTCTGGCAGATGATGGACGAAGCGCACGAACGGGAAGATATCTCGTTTGATGGTCCACTATGGATACAAGTACAAGCGTTTGAAAAAGGACTCGAAGTGACCGTGACGATCGCAAAAAACGTGATTGACGCCGAAGACGATTCTGAGCTCGGATCACTCCTACGCTCGGCAATCGATGAGGCACGCGACCAACAATCGGTGCTCGACCAATTGAGTGAACTCGATGAAGAAACCGAGCAGGAGGCGTGGGCTCCGCTCGCCATGGAAACGGATGACTTTGAGGCTATCATCTCGCTCAGTAAACGGGCGGGAGAGACGTTAAGCAACGTCGACCTCAAACTATTCCACTACGATCAGAAGTATTACTTGTGGATTGATTTCCCGGAAGAAATGGAACCCGAGGAAGAAGAGAACGTTTTGAGTCTCTTGGCCGAGTATTTGACATTCAGCACGCAGACGTTAGCGATGCTTGAAGAATACGGCAAGCTCATTCTCGACGGGGATGTCTTCTCCAAAGTCCGTCACTATTTTTAA
- the spxA gene encoding transcriptional regulator SpxA, with product MVTLYTSPSCTSCRKARAWLEEHDIPFTERNIFSEPLSLNEIKQILRMTEDGTDEIISTRSKVFSKIDVSVDALSLQQLYDLIQEYPGLLRRPILIDEKRLQVGYNEDEIRRFLPRKVRTFQLQEAQRLVNE from the coding sequence ATGGTCACACTGTACACGTCTCCGAGCTGCACATCGTGCCGAAAAGCACGGGCATGGCTCGAGGAGCATGATATCCCATTCACGGAACGGAACATATTTTCAGAACCACTCTCACTCAATGAGATCAAACAAATCTTACGCATGACAGAAGATGGGACGGATGAAATCATCTCGACCCGGTCTAAAGTTTTCTCGAAAATCGACGTATCGGTCGATGCGCTTTCACTCCAACAACTATACGATTTGATTCAAGAATATCCGGGACTGCTTCGTCGTCCGATTCTGATTGATGAAAAACGTCTTCAAGTCGGGTACAACGAAGATGAGATTCGTCGATTCTTGCCGCGCAAGGTCCGGACGTTCCAACTTCAAGAAGCGCAACGACTCGTCAACGAGTGA
- a CDS encoding HD domain-containing protein: MRITLETIMQHPVTQKYLTRSGLKHAVDVCERALELATRRGLDTDLATKAALLHDIGHYEWYTEGKWNYDLYRQNDIHAIKGAERAHKLLIRLGEDPARAKEISVMILLHTDSYLPPNRIQRTPLQQLVHDADTYVEQPGGLHHYETMDIEDALARVRLIDAVVTRMSHFPRIANA; this comes from the coding sequence ATGAGAATTACGTTAGAGACGATTATGCAACACCCGGTCACCCAAAAATACTTGACCCGCTCCGGTCTAAAACACGCCGTCGACGTGTGTGAACGCGCTCTCGAATTGGCGACGCGACGAGGACTTGATACGGATTTGGCGACGAAAGCCGCTCTGCTCCATGACATCGGTCACTACGAATGGTACACCGAAGGCAAATGGAATTACGATTTATATCGTCAAAACGACATCCATGCGATTAAAGGGGCCGAACGTGCCCACAAGCTATTGATTCGTCTCGGGGAAGATCCGGCGCGCGCGAAAGAGATCTCGGTCATGATTTTGCTTCATACGGATTCCTATCTGCCGCCTAACCGGATTCAACGCACCCCGCTCCAACAGCTCGTCCATGATGCCGATACGTACGTCGAACAACCAGGCGGTCTCCACCACTACGAGACGATGGACATCGAAGACGCCTTGGCCCGTGTCCGTTTGATTGACGCGGTTGTTACGAGAATGTCCCATTTCCCAAGAATAGCTAACGCTTAA
- a CDS encoding ABC transporter ATP-binding protein — protein MEREKLLEVKDLKQHFKIGRGRVVKAVDGISFDIYKGEVLGLVGESGCGKSTTGRTIIGLYDATDGDVIFKGENVHGKKNKAEKLKFNRAMQMIFQDPYASLNPRMTVADIIAEGIDIHGLAKTKEDRMNRVYDLLETVGLTKEHASRYPHEFSGGQRQRIGIARALAVEPDFIIADEPISALDVSIQAQVVNLMKELQRDRDLTYLFIAHDLSMVKYISDRIGVMYQGHLVELAPAARLYENPIHAYTKSLLSAIPLPDPEHERTRKRIVYESKSLGAVGRSDEDSSIPPLREVEPGHYVSLTDEEYEAYKAQLV, from the coding sequence ATGGAACGCGAGAAATTACTCGAAGTAAAAGACCTGAAGCAGCACTTTAAAATTGGCCGAGGTCGCGTCGTCAAAGCGGTCGACGGCATCTCGTTCGATATTTATAAAGGCGAAGTACTCGGTCTCGTTGGCGAGTCAGGTTGTGGGAAATCGACGACAGGTCGTACCATCATCGGACTGTATGACGCGACCGACGGAGACGTCATCTTTAAAGGCGAGAACGTCCACGGGAAAAAGAACAAAGCTGAAAAGCTGAAGTTCAACCGGGCTATGCAAATGATTTTCCAAGATCCATACGCATCGCTCAACCCACGGATGACAGTCGCTGATATCATTGCTGAAGGTATTGATATCCACGGCCTCGCTAAGACGAAAGAAGACCGGATGAATCGTGTCTATGACCTTCTTGAAACAGTTGGTCTTACGAAAGAGCACGCGAGCCGTTACCCACACGAATTCTCGGGTGGACAACGTCAGCGGATCGGGATTGCCCGAGCTCTCGCGGTTGAACCAGACTTCATCATCGCCGATGAGCCGATCTCGGCTCTCGACGTATCGATTCAAGCCCAGGTCGTCAACTTGATGAAAGAATTGCAACGCGACCGTGACTTGACGTACTTGTTCATCGCTCACGATTTGTCGATGGTCAAGTATATCTCAGACCGGATCGGTGTTATGTATCAAGGTCACCTCGTCGAACTCGCTCCTGCAGCGCGTTTGTACGAGAACCCGATCCACGCCTACACGAAGTCGCTTCTCTCAGCGATCCCGCTTCCGGATCCAGAGCATGAGCGCACACGTAAGCGTATCGTGTATGAGTCAAAATCACTCGGTGCCGTCGGACGTTCGGATGAAGATTCAAGCATCCCGCCGCTTCGCGAAGTCGAGCCAGGTCATTACGTCTCGTTGACAGACGAAGAGTACGAAGCATATAAAGCGCAACTCGTATAA
- a CDS encoding ABC transporter ATP-binding protein — protein sequence METILSVRDLAVSFHTYAGTVQAVRNVSFDLKKGETLAIVGESGSGKSVTSKAIMRLIPNPPGEITNGEILFEGKDLAKLSEKEMLKIRGRDIAMIFQDPMTSLNPTMTIFKQIAEGLKQHQGLTGEDAKKRTLELLTLVGIPNPEARLKQYPHQLSGGMRQRIVIAIALACNPKVLIADEPTTALDVTIQAQILELLKDIQQKTGTAIIFITHDLGVVANMADRVAVMYAGKIVEKGTVDEIFYEPRHPYAWGLLGSMPRPTDDPNEALPAIPGTPPNLLNPPQGDAFAPRNPYAMKIDFEKEPPMFQISDTHYAASWLLHPQAPQVTPPRAIRDLALKYRPDSAFAKSILKGGAE from the coding sequence ATGGAAACGATTTTATCTGTCCGAGACTTAGCGGTCTCGTTCCATACGTATGCCGGAACGGTACAAGCCGTTCGCAACGTATCGTTTGATTTGAAAAAAGGCGAGACGCTCGCCATCGTTGGTGAATCGGGTTCTGGTAAATCCGTCACATCGAAAGCGATTATGCGTCTGATCCCAAACCCGCCAGGTGAAATTACGAACGGGGAAATCTTGTTCGAAGGCAAAGATTTGGCGAAGTTATCGGAAAAAGAAATGTTGAAAATTCGTGGCCGTGATATCGCCATGATTTTCCAAGACCCAATGACATCACTTAACCCGACGATGACGATCTTTAAGCAGATCGCTGAAGGATTGAAGCAACACCAAGGTCTCACGGGTGAGGATGCGAAGAAGCGTACGCTCGAATTGCTCACACTCGTTGGGATCCCGAACCCAGAGGCACGTCTCAAGCAATATCCGCACCAACTTTCAGGTGGTATGCGTCAACGGATCGTCATCGCGATCGCACTCGCATGTAACCCGAAAGTGTTGATTGCCGATGAGCCGACGACGGCCCTCGACGTAACGATTCAAGCTCAAATTTTGGAGCTTCTAAAAGATATTCAACAAAAAACGGGCACAGCGATCATCTTCATCACGCACGACCTTGGTGTCGTGGCGAACATGGCAGACCGTGTTGCCGTCATGTACGCCGGAAAGATTGTTGAGAAAGGGACGGTCGATGAGATCTTCTACGAGCCACGTCACCCATACGCATGGGGCTTGCTCGGATCGATGCCACGTCCGACCGACGACCCGAATGAGGCGCTTCCGGCGATCCCGGGAACACCGCCAAACTTGCTCAACCCACCACAAGGCGATGCTTTCGCACCACGTAATCCGTATGCGATGAAAATCGACTTTGAAAAAGAACCACCGATGTTCCAAATTAGTGACACGCACTATGCGGCGAGCTGGTTACTGCACCCACAAGCACCGCAAGTGACGCCGCCACGAGCCATCCGTGACCTTGCTCTCAAGTACCGTCCGGACAGCGCGTTCGCGAAATCGATTTTGAAAGGTGGTGCTGAATAA
- the opp3C gene encoding oligopeptide ABC transporter permease, which translates to MIENKKNFEQFDQEMFQRVEMNEQLAERIGGKSLSFWQDAWMRLKKNKAAIISLTVILIVIFLALFGPMLSGRDAYTQNISQAKLPPKVTGLEWAGFDGMANLGGRDIDFYEQKNVEENFWFGTDYLGRDLWSRVWEGTRISLFIGFVAALIDTVIGVAYGGISAYFGGRVDNFMQRIVEILTGVPNLILIILLILIFDPGVFSIILAMTITGWIGMSRLVRGQILKLKNQEFVLAARTLGASSNRLVFKHLIPNTLGAIIITLMFTIPSAIFFEAFLSFIGLGLQAPQASLGTLINDGYKELRTFPYLLVIPSVIIVLLMVSFNLLADGLRDAFDPKMRK; encoded by the coding sequence ATGATTGAAAATAAAAAGAATTTCGAGCAGTTCGACCAAGAGATGTTCCAACGTGTCGAGATGAACGAACAGCTCGCTGAACGAATTGGTGGTAAAAGTTTAAGCTTCTGGCAAGACGCTTGGATGCGGCTGAAAAAGAATAAAGCTGCTATAATTTCACTTACTGTTATTTTAATTGTGATTTTTCTTGCGTTGTTTGGTCCGATGCTGTCTGGACGCGACGCCTATACTCAAAACATCTCACAAGCAAAACTCCCGCCTAAAGTCACTGGACTCGAATGGGCAGGGTTTGATGGAATGGCCAACCTCGGTGGCCGTGATATTGATTTCTACGAACAGAAAAATGTCGAAGAGAACTTCTGGTTCGGTACAGACTATCTCGGCCGTGATCTTTGGTCACGTGTTTGGGAAGGGACACGCATCTCGCTCTTCATCGGTTTTGTGGCTGCGTTGATTGATACAGTTATTGGAGTCGCCTACGGTGGTATTTCAGCTTACTTCGGCGGACGTGTTGACAACTTTATGCAACGAATTGTTGAGATTTTGACAGGTGTTCCGAACTTGATTTTGATTATCTTATTAATTTTAATTTTCGACCCTGGCGTATTTTCCATTATCCTCGCGATGACGATCACCGGTTGGATTGGGATGAGTCGACTTGTCCGCGGTCAAATTTTGAAATTGAAAAATCAAGAGTTTGTGTTGGCTGCCCGTACGCTCGGTGCTTCAAGCAATCGATTAGTGTTTAAACACTTAATTCCGAATACGCTTGGCGCCATTATCATCACGCTCATGTTCACGATCCCGTCGGCTATCTTTTTCGAAGCGTTTCTCAGCTTTATAGGTCTAGGTTTGCAAGCACCTCAAGCATCGCTTGGAACGTTGATCAACGATGGATATAAAGAGCTACGGACGTTCCCGTACTTGCTCGTTATCCCGTCAGTCATCATCGTCTTGCTCATGGTCAGCTTCAACTTGCTCGCCGATGGCTTGCGTGATGCGTTCGACCCGAAAATGCGTAAATAA
- the opp3b gene encoding oligopeptide ABC transporter permease, with the protein MGRYILQRLTYGLITFFLIATFTFFLMDLLPGSPYQNQEKLTETQIQLLNDRYGLNDPLPVRYATYLGNLVQGDLGVSFRTANRPVTELIMERIGPSAQLGIQALVLGTFVGLLLGIVAAIRHNTYIDYGSMFVSVIGISVPSFVFAALLQYYVGVKLQILPVAFWDSPAHTILPTISLSLGVTASIARFVRTEMLEVTGQDYVTLAKAKGLTGNAIVWKHMVRNAMIPAITILGPMTAGLLTGTFVIEKIFAVPGLGELFVTSITLNDYSVIMGTTLFFSGLFIIIILLVDLLYGVVDPRIRLGGE; encoded by the coding sequence ATGGGACGTTATATTCTGCAACGGCTGACTTACGGCCTCATCACGTTCTTCTTGATTGCGACGTTCACGTTTTTCCTGATGGACCTGCTTCCAGGTTCGCCGTACCAAAACCAGGAGAAATTGACGGAAACACAAATTCAGCTCTTGAACGATCGCTACGGACTCAATGATCCGCTTCCAGTTCGTTATGCGACGTACTTAGGGAACCTTGTGCAAGGTGACCTCGGCGTGTCATTCCGTACGGCCAACCGGCCGGTGACGGAGTTGATTATGGAACGAATTGGACCTTCGGCACAATTAGGTATTCAAGCATTAGTCCTTGGTACTTTTGTCGGGTTGTTGCTCGGAATCGTAGCAGCCATCCGTCATAACACGTACATCGACTATGGTTCAATGTTCGTATCGGTTATCGGGATTTCTGTCCCGTCGTTCGTATTTGCAGCCCTCCTTCAGTACTATGTAGGGGTTAAATTACAAATCCTCCCTGTCGCGTTCTGGGATTCACCGGCACACACGATTTTGCCGACCATCTCGCTCTCGCTCGGTGTTACGGCGTCTATTGCCCGTTTCGTCCGGACCGAGATGCTAGAAGTGACCGGACAAGACTATGTCACGCTCGCGAAGGCGAAAGGACTGACCGGGAATGCCATCGTTTGGAAACACATGGTACGTAACGCAATGATTCCTGCGATCACGATTCTTGGACCGATGACGGCCGGTCTCTTGACAGGTACGTTCGTCATTGAGAAAATCTTTGCGGTTCCTGGACTTGGTGAATTGTTCGTCACATCTATTACGTTGAATGATTACTCGGTCATCATGGGTACGACGCTGTTCTTCTCAGGCCTGTTCATTATTATCATTCTGCTTGTCGACTTGCTCTACGGAGTCGTTGACCCACGTATTCGTTTGGGGGGGGAATAA
- a CDS encoding peptide ABC transporter substrate-binding protein, translating to MKKKSILLMMTLILALGSVLAACSTGGDSDGGSSSNGEKVLRLTDTSDITTADPALATDAVAFNLIANTMEGLYRLDQDGNAVPAIAEGEPEVNEDETVYTFTLRDAEWSNGEPVTANDFVYAWQRAVDPETGSQYAYIMNTVKNAEAINTGELPKEDLGVKAIDEKTLEVTLERPDPSFISLTSFGTFTPINEAFATEKGADFSTNPENHIYNGPFTWSEWDREQGYVLTKNDAYWDAENVSLEKVDVRVVKETSTVVNLYEAGEVDYAGLSSEQVAAFQENDDYNTGLRSSVGYFKFNHEDEVFADVNARKAIARAVDPAGIIDQLLNNGSIATTSFIPKDFIKYEDGTDYTEGVTHFETNADEAASLWEEATGGEVVTIELLSFDSEVSKQISEYMKGQIESNLPNVTVSISQQPFNNKLELEAKGEYQMSFALWGPDYQDPLTNLGIFTSDNGQNDINYKSTAYDKLIDEASAETAIDARYDKFKEAETLLIEQDQAIMPIYQAGVAYLLRPNVENFNRQLFGADYQYKYVDIN from the coding sequence ATGAAGAAAAAATCGATTTTGCTCATGATGACACTCATCTTGGCACTCGGTTCAGTGCTCGCCGCGTGCTCGACTGGCGGAGACTCTGACGGCGGTTCGTCTTCGAACGGAGAAAAAGTACTCCGCTTGACGGACACGTCTGATATTACAACGGCTGACCCGGCGCTCGCGACGGACGCAGTCGCGTTCAACTTGATCGCCAACACGATGGAAGGTCTTTATCGTCTCGACCAAGACGGGAATGCCGTTCCAGCTATCGCTGAAGGAGAGCCTGAAGTGAATGAAGACGAAACGGTCTACACGTTCACACTCCGTGATGCGGAATGGTCTAACGGCGAACCTGTCACAGCGAACGATTTCGTCTACGCTTGGCAACGCGCCGTGGATCCTGAAACAGGTTCACAATACGCGTATATCATGAACACGGTTAAAAACGCAGAAGCCATCAACACAGGAGAGCTTCCAAAAGAAGATCTCGGTGTGAAGGCAATCGATGAGAAGACTCTCGAAGTCACACTCGAACGTCCAGACCCATCATTCATCTCACTCACATCGTTCGGTACGTTCACACCGATCAACGAAGCGTTCGCCACTGAAAAAGGTGCGGACTTCTCGACGAATCCTGAGAACCACATTTACAACGGTCCATTCACATGGTCGGAGTGGGATCGTGAGCAAGGATACGTATTGACAAAAAACGACGCGTATTGGGATGCTGAAAATGTATCACTTGAGAAAGTCGACGTTCGTGTCGTCAAGGAAACATCGACTGTCGTCAACTTATATGAAGCAGGAGAAGTCGACTACGCTGGCCTCTCATCTGAACAAGTTGCTGCTTTCCAAGAGAACGATGATTATAATACAGGTCTTCGTTCAAGCGTCGGTTACTTCAAATTCAATCATGAAGATGAAGTCTTCGCTGACGTCAATGCTCGTAAAGCAATCGCTCGTGCGGTCGATCCAGCCGGCATCATCGATCAACTCTTGAACAACGGTTCAATCGCCACGACTTCATTCATCCCGAAAGACTTCATCAAGTATGAAGACGGCACGGATTACACGGAAGGCGTGACGCACTTTGAGACGAACGCTGACGAAGCGGCATCGCTGTGGGAAGAAGCGACTGGCGGCGAAGTTGTCACAATCGAACTTCTCTCATTCGACAGCGAAGTATCGAAACAAATTTCAGAGTATATGAAAGGCCAAATCGAATCGAACCTGCCGAACGTGACTGTGAGCATCTCACAACAACCGTTCAACAACAAACTCGAACTCGAAGCTAAAGGGGAGTACCAAATGTCATTCGCCCTTTGGGGACCTGACTATCAAGATCCGCTCACAAACCTTGGTATCTTCACGTCTGACAACGGTCAAAACGATATCAACTACAAGTCTACTGCCTATGATAAATTGATTGATGAAGCATCTGCTGAAACAGCGATCGATGCTCGTTATGACAAATTTAAAGAAGCAGAGACGCTCTTGATTGAACAAGATCAAGCCATCATGCCGATTTATCAAGCTGGTGTGGCTTACTTGCTCCGTCCAAACGTCGAAAACTTCAACCGTCAACTATTCGGTGCTGATTACCAGTACAAATACGTCGACATCAACTAA